The following proteins are co-located in the Labrys monachus genome:
- a CDS encoding restriction endonuclease, whose product MFRAFGLFRAASWTGLTKFAILFVVAMNLAGLHHLTALSASLSLAGLLLGALLYRLGVLPFGARRRHWLRLLRAHRPALVKRCRQLVRTNAYGAEEFGKWHEELGRFRAATGLDLDERSCERFDAFATRVVKGWIAAEDGVAMPEAIEDISPQDYEHLCADLLRQAGWDAEVTGMSGDQGIDILARRDDVSIAIQCKLYFGNPVGNKAVQEAHAAAGYSDADHAAVVSNRDFTAAAEQLARKLGVLLLHHSELPELHATLARQQG is encoded by the coding sequence ATGTTCCGGGCGTTCGGTCTCTTTCGTGCGGCGAGCTGGACCGGCCTGACCAAATTCGCGATCCTGTTCGTCGTCGCGATGAATCTGGCGGGCCTCCACCATCTCACCGCCCTCTCCGCCTCGCTTTCGCTCGCGGGCCTGCTGCTCGGCGCCCTGCTCTACCGGCTCGGCGTACTGCCCTTCGGCGCCCGCCGGCGCCATTGGCTGCGCCTGCTGCGGGCGCATCGCCCGGCGCTGGTCAAGCGCTGCCGCCAGTTGGTCCGCACCAACGCCTATGGCGCGGAGGAGTTCGGCAAATGGCACGAGGAACTGGGGCGATTCCGCGCCGCGACGGGGCTCGATCTCGACGAGCGGTCCTGCGAGCGCTTCGACGCCTTCGCGACGCGGGTGGTGAAGGGCTGGATCGCCGCCGAGGACGGCGTGGCGATGCCGGAGGCGATCGAGGACATTAGCCCGCAGGACTATGAGCATCTGTGCGCCGACCTGCTACGCCAGGCGGGATGGGACGCCGAGGTGACGGGCATGTCCGGCGACCAGGGCATCGACATCCTGGCACGGCGGGACGACGTCTCCATCGCCATCCAGTGCAAGCTCTATTTCGGCAATCCGGTCGGCAACAAGGCGGTGCAGGAGGCCCATGCCGCCGCCGGCTACAGCGATGCCGACCACGCCGCCGTCGTCTCCAACCGCGACTTCACCGCCGCCGCCGAGCAGCTCGCCCGCAAGCTCGGCGTGCTGCTGCTCCATCACAGCGAACTGCCGGAGCTGCATGCGACGCTGGCCAGACAACAGGGATGA
- a CDS encoding citrate synthase/methylcitrate synthase, with protein MNNGLDDVVATETVMSDVDGLAGRLTIRGHSLDDLAASSRYEDLVGLLLDGFVAGLAQSEELAADLGEARTRVFEQLVPACAGLGPLSVTEALRAALAQLADGEDAATALRLVAAPAVLVPAIVRLRRGQAPIAPDAGAGHAADMLRMLRGADARPAEAAALDIYLVTVSDHGLNASTFAARVVASTHAGLTSSVLAALSALKGPLHGGAPGPVLDMLDAIAATGDAEAWLEAALDRGERLMGFGHRVYRVRDPRAEALKRSVQRLFASGGEGTGRLALAEGVEAAATRILARRKPDRPLQINVEFYTALLLEALGFPRESFTGVFAAGRVAGWIGHAREQALYGRLIRPQSRYVGPLPDRAA; from the coding sequence ATGAACAACGGACTGGATGATGTCGTCGCGACGGAGACGGTGATGTCCGATGTCGACGGGCTGGCGGGCCGGCTGACCATACGCGGCCATTCGCTCGACGATCTCGCCGCGTCCAGCCGCTACGAGGACCTTGTCGGCCTGCTGCTCGACGGCTTCGTCGCCGGGCTGGCGCAAAGCGAGGAGCTCGCCGCCGATCTCGGCGAGGCGCGGACCCGGGTGTTCGAGCAGCTGGTGCCGGCCTGCGCCGGCCTCGGTCCTCTGTCGGTGACCGAGGCCCTGCGCGCCGCGCTGGCGCAACTCGCCGACGGCGAGGATGCGGCGACGGCGCTGCGGCTCGTCGCCGCGCCGGCCGTGCTGGTGCCGGCGATCGTCCGCCTGCGCCGGGGCCAGGCGCCGATCGCGCCCGATGCCGGCGCCGGGCACGCCGCCGACATGCTGCGCATGCTGCGCGGCGCCGATGCGCGGCCGGCCGAGGCGGCAGCGCTCGACATCTATCTCGTCACCGTCAGCGACCACGGCCTCAACGCCTCGACCTTCGCCGCCCGTGTCGTCGCCTCGACCCATGCCGGCCTGACCTCCTCGGTGCTCGCCGCCCTCAGCGCCCTCAAGGGGCCGCTCCATGGCGGCGCGCCCGGCCCGGTGCTCGACATGCTCGACGCCATTGCCGCCACGGGCGACGCCGAGGCCTGGCTGGAAGCAGCCCTCGATCGCGGCGAGCGGCTGATGGGCTTCGGCCACCGCGTCTACCGCGTGCGCGATCCGCGCGCCGAGGCGCTCAAGCGTTCGGTGCAGCGCCTCTTCGCCTCGGGCGGCGAGGGCACCGGGCGGCTCGCCCTCGCCGAGGGCGTGGAAGCGGCGGCGACGCGCATCCTGGCGCGGCGCAAGCCGGACAGGCCGCTGCAGATCAATGTCGAGTTCTACACCGCGCTGCTGCTGGAGGCGCTCGGCTTCCCGCGCGAGAGCTTCACCGGCGTGTTCGCCGCCGGGCGCGTCGCCGGCTGGATCGGCCATGCCCGCGAGCAGGCGCTCTATGGCCGCCTGATCCGCCCGCAATCGCGCTATGTCGGTCCGCTTCCGGACAGGGCGGCGTGA